The Cellulophaga sp. L1A9 genome window below encodes:
- a CDS encoding DUF11 domain-containing protein, translating into MKHIFILFFLLFIGANLVHAQLSDLHYLPPLKQGGNNQAIQQQAFYLSTPETTTFTVNAYLGTSATPITTFSLSKASPAVYNPGNSDNNISLVSNANTGIVLNSSGLRFEAPNGEEFYVNYRGISGSQAASLTSKGRAAMGTRFKWGGVPNLGTHVSKSNTVGIMATENNTLITLSGYDPDCVFRLGTNASGITADSYQVTLNANESFVFEAYMGNTFSIAQSQGWIGASIVSDKNIVISNGSLNYGRQENSSNRDAGIDQPVPENKLGKEYVFVRGNGGTSGATEFPLIIATQNNTEIYVNGSTTALATLNNGDYFEIPSSYYSSNVIGANMFVSTSKDAYAYQCLAGSSAIYTQGLNFVAPVNCLLPDIMDNIPDITNVAGTTLSGGVTIIASTSTPDANITVTDGTGAVALPAPSSVAGTTLWKTYYVPGLTGDVSVESTGPIAVGFIGFNGARGIAGYFSGFDTVPEVDLQVTGGGCLPAAEVEVVDPNFDNYQWYENGSLIAGANSATYTPSSAGDYYVRVTKGGCTYDSQPLTAYYCDPDIVLNKDADQNVVYDGDTVTFTITVETLGIDAVTNLVLTDVLPTGLELISFSVSKGSFTYPNWNVGSMDSGDLETLTLVTKAGLENLYISTVNYTNTVSNNQDQTDSNTTTDDPSATVTVNKTVPTTVITNRKITYRVNRN; encoded by the coding sequence ATGAAACACATTTTTATACTCTTTTTTTTATTGTTTATAGGCGCTAATTTAGTGCACGCACAGCTGAGCGATTTACACTATTTACCCCCTTTAAAACAAGGAGGTAATAACCAAGCAATACAACAACAGGCATTTTATCTATCTACTCCGGAAACAACAACTTTCACTGTCAATGCTTATTTAGGTACTAGTGCTACTCCTATCACTACATTTTCTTTATCCAAAGCTAGTCCCGCAGTATACAATCCTGGAAATAGTGACAACAATATATCTCTAGTCAGCAATGCTAATACAGGAATTGTTCTAAATAGTAGTGGTTTAAGATTTGAGGCGCCTAACGGCGAAGAATTTTATGTAAATTACAGAGGAATCTCTGGTTCGCAAGCAGCTTCCTTAACTTCTAAAGGAAGAGCCGCTATGGGCACCCGTTTTAAATGGGGAGGAGTTCCTAATCTCGGTACTCACGTATCAAAATCGAACACCGTGGGTATCATGGCTACCGAAAATAATACCTTGATTACGTTATCAGGATACGATCCTGATTGTGTTTTCAGGTTAGGAACCAACGCTTCTGGGATAACAGCAGATTCCTATCAAGTTACATTAAACGCCAATGAATCTTTTGTATTTGAGGCATATATGGGCAATACATTTTCTATAGCGCAAAGCCAAGGGTGGATTGGCGCTTCTATCGTTTCTGATAAGAATATTGTCATAAGTAATGGTTCTTTAAACTACGGAAGACAAGAAAATTCTTCAAATCGTGATGCAGGAATAGATCAACCTGTTCCTGAAAATAAATTAGGAAAGGAATATGTTTTTGTAAGAGGAAATGGCGGAACCAGTGGCGCTACAGAATTCCCGCTTATAATTGCAACTCAGAATAACACTGAAATTTATGTTAATGGAAGTACCACGGCACTTGCGACATTAAATAATGGCGACTATTTTGAAATACCTAGTAGCTACTATTCGTCTAACGTTATAGGAGCCAATATGTTTGTGTCTACTTCTAAAGATGCTTACGCATATCAATGTTTAGCTGGGTCTAGCGCAATATATACTCAAGGATTAAATTTTGTTGCTCCTGTCAACTGTCTTTTACCAGACATCATGGACAACATACCAGACATCACTAATGTTGCAGGCACAACACTTTCTGGTGGAGTAACCATCATTGCCTCTACCTCTACTCCTGATGCTAATATTACAGTAACAGATGGTACTGGTGCAGTAGCACTGCCCGCCCCATCGAGTGTTGCAGGAACTACCTTGTGGAAAACGTATTATGTTCCAGGATTAACTGGCGATGTAAGTGTTGAATCTACGGGACCAATTGCTGTTGGTTTTATAGGCTTTAATGGCGCTAGAGGTATTGCAGGATATTTTTCTGGTTTTGATACCGTTCCTGAAGTAGATCTGCAAGTAACTGGAGGCGGTTGTTTACCTGCTGCTGAGGTAGAAGTTGTAGATCCTAATTTTGATAATTATCAATGGTACGAAAATGGATCTTTGATTGCAGGAGCCAATAGTGCAACATATACCCCAAGCAGTGCCGGAGATTATTATGTGCGTGTAACAAAAGGAGGTTGCACCTATGATTCTCAACCCTTAACGGCCTATTATTGTGACCCTGATATTGTACTTAATAAAGATGCAGATCAAAATGTGGTATATGATGGTGATACCGTAACTTTTACCATTACTGTTGAAACCTTAGGAATAGATGCTGTTACCAATTTAGTATTGACGGATGTATTGCCTACGGGTCTAGAATTAATTTCATTTTCAGTTTCTAAAGGATCGTTTACTTACCCTAATTGGAATGTAGGCAGTATGGATTCTGGAGATTTAGAAACCTTAACCCTTGTCACTAAAGCTGGACTAGAAAATCTATATATCTCAACAGTAAATTATACAAATACCGTTTCTAATAATCAAGATCAAACCGATTCCAATACGACAACAGATGATCCTTCTGCGACAGTTACTGTAAATAAAACAGTCCCTACAACAGTCATTACAAATAGGAAAATCACCTATCGTGTGAATAGAAATTAA
- a CDS encoding ABC transporter ATP-binding protein, producing MNTILTVSNLTKKFGPLVAVNDLSFTIEKGNVYGILGPNGSGKSTTLGIALNVVNKTSGAFSWFDGKISTHNALKKVGAIIERPNFYPYMTAVQNLKLVCKIKEVPTTKIEEKLALVGLLERKDSKFKTYSLGMKQRLAIASALLNDPEILILDEPTNGLDPQGIHQIREIIKKIASQGTTILLASHLLDEVEKVCSHVVILQRGVKLYSGSVDNMLASFGFFELRTSQEQNLLTYLESDSRFGTIKNEDGLITAYLKEDLRAEDLNKLLFEKGIILSQLSKRRESLEEQFLTITKNA from the coding sequence TTGAATACCATCTTAACAGTCTCCAACTTAACAAAAAAATTCGGGCCACTAGTCGCCGTTAATGATTTATCATTCACGATAGAAAAAGGAAATGTTTACGGCATCCTAGGTCCTAATGGAAGTGGTAAATCTACTACCTTAGGAATTGCCTTAAATGTGGTAAACAAGACTTCTGGAGCATTTAGTTGGTTCGATGGAAAAATATCTACGCACAACGCGTTGAAAAAAGTGGGTGCCATTATAGAAAGACCTAATTTCTACCCATATATGACGGCAGTACAAAACTTGAAATTAGTCTGTAAGATTAAAGAGGTTCCAACCACAAAAATTGAAGAAAAACTAGCGTTAGTTGGACTTTTAGAACGTAAAGACAGTAAGTTTAAAACCTACTCATTAGGAATGAAGCAACGCTTAGCAATAGCTTCTGCCCTACTTAATGATCCTGAAATTTTAATTTTGGACGAACCTACCAACGGTCTTGATCCACAAGGAATACACCAGATTAGAGAAATTATTAAAAAAATTGCATCACAAGGAACTACAATCCTTTTAGCATCGCATCTTCTTGATGAGGTAGAGAAAGTATGTAGCCATGTGGTTATTCTTCAAAGAGGAGTAAAACTTTATTCTGGAAGTGTAGATAACATGTTAGCAAGCTTTGGTTTTTTTGAGCTTAGAACGTCACAAGAACAAAACCTTCTCACCTATTTAGAAAGTGATAGTAGATTTGGAACTATAAAAAATGAAGATGGTTTAATTACCGCTTACCTCAAAGAAGATTTACGTGCAGAAGATTTAAATAAATTGTTATTTGAAAAAGGCATTATTCTATCACAGCTCTCTAAAAGACGTGAAAGCCTTGAAGAACAATTCTTGACAATAACAAAAAACGCTTAA
- a CDS encoding ABC transporter permease has translation MIRLLQIEFIKLWNNRASKVLIIAYFFLITTIALTAAIKFDFGPFKFHLAEQGIFNFPYIWHFNTFVTAFFKLFLAIVIVSMMANEYSNKTIKQNLIDGLSKKEFILSKFLTVLTFSLISTLFVFIVSLALGLAYSDFTEISIIFSDLEFILAYFIKLVGFFSFCLFLGVLIKRSAFALGFLILWQIIELFIRGIIRWQLFDGKTTDIIMGFFPLQAMSNLIKEPFSRFKVVQSAAAELGQKLELNYHVHWYELLIVVCWTAIFIYLSYALLKKRDL, from the coding sequence ATGATCCGTTTACTTCAAATAGAATTTATAAAACTTTGGAATAATAGAGCTAGTAAAGTACTAATAATAGCCTATTTCTTCTTGATTACAACGATTGCTCTTACTGCAGCTATTAAGTTTGACTTTGGTCCTTTCAAATTTCATCTAGCAGAGCAAGGAATTTTTAATTTCCCATACATTTGGCATTTCAACACATTTGTTACGGCCTTTTTTAAACTCTTTCTGGCCATTGTAATTGTTTCCATGATGGCAAATGAGTATAGCAATAAGACCATCAAACAAAACTTAATTGACGGACTATCGAAAAAAGAATTTATCCTTTCTAAATTTTTAACGGTACTTACATTTTCATTAATATCAACACTTTTCGTATTCATTGTTTCCTTAGCCTTAGGTTTAGCCTACTCAGATTTTACAGAAATCTCTATTATTTTTTCTGATTTAGAATTTATACTAGCCTACTTTATAAAACTAGTGGGGTTTTTCTCTTTTTGTTTATTCTTAGGGGTTCTAATAAAACGATCAGCATTTGCATTAGGGTTTTTAATTTTATGGCAAATTATAGAGCTTTTTATAAGAGGAATTATCCGCTGGCAGTTATTTGATGGGAAGACAACAGACATCATCATGGGCTTTTTTCCATTACAAGCAATGTCTAACTTAATTAAGGAGCCCTTCTCTAGATTTAAAGTGGTACAAAGTGCCGCTGCTGAATTGGGTCAGAAACTTGAATTAAACTATCACGTACACTGGTATGAACTTCTTATCGTAGTTTGCTGGACTGCTATTTTCATCTATTTATCCTATGCATTATTAAAGAAAAGAGATTTGTAG
- a CDS encoding T9SS type B sorting domain-containing protein, whose translation MKKQYFSFLFFIITFFTVTAQSETSNWYFGFGAGIQFNDNGSVTPLTNGKLNTLEGCTSISDASGNLLAYTDGITVYNKNHEIVQNGSGLRGDPSSTQSAIIVPKPQDPNIYYIFTVDTSVYETDPDYGLNYSVLDISQDGGNGAIIEKNKNLLSDSSEKIAGVIKDCLEQSIWVITLASEDGSVGFFNTYHCYEVSAAGINTNAVKNTFPDLLLSDPRGYLKLSSDGSKMVSANAYDGLFVYDFDPKTGILSNQLQVTVPAPNTISYGVEFSTEGQYLYVNTFNDEELSSASLIQYDLYASNISGSAVVIDEREAYRGALQMAENGKIYRTNPKSYEEGVSFLSVINTPSAKGAAANYVHNAVSLNGKIAMQGLPPFIQSFFNKIDLIKNPDGTTSTTLTVCENESFILEADDYPGATYQWQKDGTPITNPDRYFLEIKNASLTDAGKYKLEITLADPKECPIIGESTLIINPAPILEILQIIQCDIDENDPADGITSLNLEQSYSAQIYPEDYVFTFYESSTALANNEAINNPIGYRNIVPFNQTLYYTVTNEFGCSSQGILEIIVQATTINTNVKSPFYTCQTNPNETIIEGIFDLDEIRFNSYTSIDATFYTSLNDASLEQNAVSGTLTTPSTDLYVRLEKNNECQGVEAIKLIVHPTPSFTFPAEHYVCTDGTPLVLNAPTGYDSYNWVKIAPNAETQISNTSAVTISEPGNFKLELGYSYTTNGETTNCTNSVDFRVMPSNQALIKSIVIKDISDYNTVEILISGDGDYEYSMDGITYQDHPKFLDIAPGLATVYVQDKRGCGITTEEISIIGYPKFFSPNGDGTNDYWQIIGANEQFQTDSKITIFDRYGTLIATTTPTSEGWNGDANGKSLPASDYWFKVNLEDGRVFTGHFALKR comes from the coding sequence ATGAAAAAACAGTATTTTAGTTTTCTATTTTTTATTATCACGTTCTTTACTGTTACGGCACAAAGCGAAACTTCTAATTGGTACTTTGGCTTTGGTGCGGGCATCCAATTTAATGACAATGGCTCAGTAACTCCTTTAACTAACGGAAAATTAAATACCCTTGAAGGCTGTACTTCTATTTCTGATGCTAGTGGTAATTTGTTAGCCTATACTGATGGTATTACCGTGTATAATAAAAATCATGAAATAGTTCAAAATGGAAGTGGATTGCGTGGCGATCCTTCTAGTACACAGTCAGCTATTATAGTACCTAAACCACAAGACCCCAACATCTACTACATTTTTACCGTAGATACTTCTGTATATGAAACTGATCCCGATTATGGCCTCAACTATTCCGTTTTAGACATTTCACAAGATGGTGGTAATGGTGCTATTATTGAGAAAAACAAAAATCTTCTTAGCGATAGTTCTGAAAAAATTGCTGGCGTCATTAAAGACTGTTTAGAACAATCTATTTGGGTAATAACCTTGGCTTCTGAAGATGGTTCCGTAGGTTTTTTTAATACCTATCATTGTTATGAAGTAAGCGCCGCAGGGATAAATACCAATGCTGTAAAAAACACTTTTCCGGACTTGTTACTTAGTGATCCAAGAGGTTACTTAAAACTATCTTCTGATGGTTCTAAAATGGTAAGTGCAAATGCCTATGACGGATTGTTTGTTTATGACTTTGACCCAAAAACTGGTATCCTTAGTAATCAACTACAAGTAACCGTTCCTGCTCCAAATACAATCTCTTACGGAGTAGAATTTTCTACGGAAGGTCAATACTTATATGTAAATACGTTCAATGATGAAGAGTTAAGTAGCGCTTCATTAATTCAATATGATCTTTATGCTTCCAATATTTCTGGTTCTGCTGTGGTAATAGACGAAAGAGAAGCGTATAGAGGTGCTTTACAAATGGCTGAAAATGGTAAAATATACCGTACGAACCCCAAAAGTTACGAAGAAGGAGTTTCTTTTTTAAGCGTTATTAACACTCCTAGCGCCAAAGGTGCTGCAGCAAACTATGTACATAATGCTGTTTCTTTGAATGGAAAAATTGCCATGCAAGGTTTGCCTCCTTTTATTCAATCGTTTTTTAATAAGATCGATTTAATTAAAAACCCTGATGGCACTACGAGTACTACATTAACTGTTTGTGAAAATGAATCCTTTATCCTAGAAGCCGATGATTACCCAGGAGCTACCTATCAATGGCAGAAAGATGGGACTCCTATTACCAACCCTGATCGTTATTTTTTAGAAATAAAAAATGCCTCTTTAACAGATGCAGGCAAATACAAATTAGAAATAACTTTAGCAGACCCAAAAGAATGTCCAATTATCGGAGAATCTACCCTCATCATAAACCCTGCTCCAATTCTAGAAATTTTACAGATTATTCAATGTGATATTGATGAAAATGATCCTGCAGATGGAATTACCTCTTTAAATTTAGAACAATCCTATAGCGCTCAAATATATCCTGAAGATTACGTATTTACTTTTTATGAGAGTAGTACCGCTTTAGCGAACAATGAAGCAATTAACAACCCTATAGGCTATAGAAATATCGTTCCTTTCAATCAAACACTTTATTACACCGTTACGAATGAATTTGGATGCTCTAGCCAAGGAATATTAGAGATTATCGTACAAGCAACTACAATAAACACCAATGTTAAAAGTCCGTTTTACACCTGCCAGACGAACCCTAACGAAACGATTATTGAAGGAATTTTTGATTTGGATGAAATTCGGTTCAACAGTTACACCTCCATCGATGCTACTTTCTACACCTCTTTAAATGATGCTTCACTGGAACAAAATGCGGTTTCAGGAACGCTTACAACACCATCTACTGATCTTTATGTTCGTCTTGAAAAAAATAATGAATGCCAAGGTGTAGAAGCTATCAAATTAATAGTTCACCCAACGCCATCGTTCACTTTTCCTGCAGAACATTATGTCTGTACTGATGGAACGCCTTTAGTCTTAAATGCCCCTACGGGATATGATAGTTATAATTGGGTAAAAATAGCACCTAATGCTGAAACTCAAATTAGCAATACTTCTGCAGTAACCATTTCTGAACCAGGTAATTTTAAATTAGAATTAGGATATTCATATACCACAAATGGCGAAACAACTAATTGCACAAACAGTGTAGATTTCCGTGTTATGCCCTCCAACCAAGCATTGATAAAAAGTATCGTGATAAAAGATATTTCCGACTATAATACCGTGGAAATACTTATTTCTGGAGATGGAGATTATGAATATTCCATGGATGGAATTACCTATCAAGACCATCCTAAATTCTTAGATATAGCACCAGGTTTAGCTACTGTTTATGTTCAAGATAAAAGAGGCTGCGGAATTACGACCGAAGAAATTTCCATTATAGGGTATCCTAAATTTTTCTCTCCAAATGGAGATGGAACAAATGACTATTGGCAAATAATTGGGGCTAATGAGCAGTTTCAAACGGATAGCAAAATAACTATTTTTGATCGTTATGGAACCTTAATAGCCACTACCACTCCTACAAGCGAAGGTTGGAATGGCGATGCGAATGGAAAAAGTTTACCCGCGTCTGATTATTGGTTTAAAGTAAATCTTGAAGACGGTAGAGTTTTTACGGGGCACTTTGCTTTGAAACGATAA